The window GGCCGGATACCATTGTTTTAATACCTTTTGCACCTGCACGCATAGCACGTTGAATAACTTGCTTCTGGGCACGGCGGAAAGATACACGATTTTCAAGCTGACGAGCAATGTTTTCAGCAACAAGCTTAGCATCGATGTCTGCTCTCTTAATTTCAAGGATATTGATGTGGACACGCTTGCCAGTAAGTTGGTTCAACGCTTTACGGAGCGCTTCAACTTCTGTACCGCCTTTACCAATTACCATACCTGGCTTAGCAGTGTGGACAGTAACGTTAACACGGTTTGCAGCGCGTTCGATTTCTACTTTAGAAACAGATGCGTCCTTAAGGCGCTTCTGGATGTATTCACGGACTTTAATGTCTTCATGAAGAAGTTCAGCAAAGTCTTTGCCTGCGTACCATTTCGATTCCCAATCACGAATGATGCCGATACGCATACCGACTGGATTTACCTTTTGTCCCACTAATTATCCCTCCTTCTTTTCTGATAGAACGATTGTGATATGGCTTGTGCGTTTGTTAATTGCACTAGCACGGCCTTGCGCACGTGGACGGAAACGCTTCAGTGTTGGACCTTCGTCAACGAAAGCCTGTTCAACAACAAGGTTATTAACGTCCATTTCATAGTTATGTTCTGCGTTTGCCATAGCAGATTTCAATACTTTTTCTACGATTGGAGAAGCAGCTTTCGGAGTCAAAGTCAGAATCGCTACAGCTTCACCAACTTGCTTACCTCGAATTAAATCTACGACTAAACGAGCTTTACGAGGAGCAATACGGACTGTTCTAGCAACAGCTTTTGCTTGCATGATGATGCCCTCCTCTCATTAACGTCTGGTTTTCTTATCGTCATTGCCGTGACCTTTATAAGCACGAGTTGGAGCAAATTCTCCAAGCTTGTGTCCTACCATGTCTTCAGTCACATAAACTGGTACGTGTTTACGTCCATCATACACAGCGATTGTGTGGCCGATGAATTGTGGGAATATAGTAGAACGGCGAGACCATGTCTTCACTACCTGTTTGCTGTCGGCGCCAAGGCTTTCAACCTTTTTCATTAGGTGCTCATCAACAAAAGGCCCTTTTTTCAAACTGCGACCCATGTGGGTACCTCCCTTCGAGACCGTTCTACGGTTCTATCCTCGAACCGTAGTTCAATCACGTTATTTTTTACGGCGTCGTACGATGAATTTATCGGACTTGTTCTTTTTCTTACGAGTCTTGCGGCCAAGAGTTGGCTTGCCCCAAGGTGACATTGGTGACTTACGTCCAATTGGGGAGCGTCCTTCACCACCACCGTGCGGGTGATCATTCGGGTTCATAACAGATCCACGAACTGTTGGGCGTTTGCCTAACCAGCGGGAACGTCCAGCTTTACCAATATTGATTAGTTCATGCTGCTCATTACCAACTTGGCCTACAGTTGCGCGGCAAGTTGCAAGAATCATGCGAACTTCTCCAGAATTCAAACGTACAAGTACGTATTTGCCTTCCTTACCAAGAACCTGTGCAGATGTTCCTGCAGAACGGACAAGCTGTCCACCTTTACCAGGCTTTAGTTCAATGTTGTGTACGACTGTACCAACTGGAATGTTTGCAAGTGGAAGTGCATTTCCTACTTTGATATCAGCTTCCGGACCAGACATTACTTGCAGTCCAACCTGAAGGTTTTTTGGAGCTAGGATGTAACGCTTTTCTCCATCCACATAATTGATTAGCGCAATATTTGCGGAACGGTTTGGATCGTATTCGATAGTGGCAACGCGTCCTGGAATGCCATCTTTATCGCGTTTAAAATCGATAAGACGGTATTGACGCTTATGGCCGCCACCTTGATGACGAACAGTTAACTTACCCTGGTTGTTACGGCCGCCTTTTCTTGTTACCGGAGCCAACAAAGACTTTTCTGGAGTGCTAGTTGTGATTTCTGCGAAATCAGAAGTAGTCATTCCGCGACGACCGTTAGAGGTAGGTTTGTACTTTTTAATCGCCATTTCTATTCCCTCCTCTTCTAGTTATATTCTAGGATTCAAAAATTTCGATTTCTTTGCTATCTGCAGTTAGCTTAACAATGGCTTTGCGGCGTTTGTTAGTATATCCACCGAATTTGCCCATGCGCTTGAACTTGCCTTTATAGTTCATGATGTTTACTTTCTCAACATCAACGCCAAAGATTGTTTCAATAGCGTCCTTGACTTGAGTTTTGTTGGCTTTAACGTCCACTTCGAACGTATATTTCTTTTCAGCCATCAAATCAGTAGAACGTTCAGTAATAACGGGGCGCTTAATGACATCGCGTACGTCCATTATGCAAGCACCTCCTCTACTTTTTCGACAGCAGCCTTAGTGATAATCAGCTTGTCATGGTTAAGGACATCTACGACATTGATGCCGTTGGCAGTTACTACAGTAATGCCAGGAAGATTCCTTGCAGACAACGCAACGTTCTCATCAAGGTCAGCTGTTACAATAAGTGCTTTTTTCTCAACAGAAAGCCCTTTGAGGACACTTTTGAAATCTTTTGTTTTTGGAGCATCGAAAGCGAGGCTTTCAAGTACTAGTACATTTTCCTCAAGTACTTTTGAAGACAATGCGGATTTAATTGCCAAACGGCGTACCTTTTTAGGAAGCTTATAGCTATAGCTGCGAGGTACTGGACCAAATACTGTACCGCCGCCTCTCCATTGTGGTGAGCGGATTGAACCCTGACGGGCACGGCCTGTTCCTTTTTGTCTCCATGGCTTGCGACCGCCACCGGCTACTTCAGAACGGATTTTTGTTTTGTGTGTTCCCTGGCGAAGTGAAGCCCTTTGCATCAGCACTGCTTCAAAAAGAACATGCTGGTTAGGTTCAATGCCGAACACTGTATCATTAAGCTCGATTTCACCAACTTGTGAACCGTTTTGGTTAAATAATGCTACTTTAGGCATTCGTTTGTTCCTCCTTTCTTGCGAAGTCTCTATGCTTTAACAGCAGTTTTAATTTTTACAAGTGATTTCCTTGGTCCAGGTACATTACCTTTCACAAGAAGCAGATTGCGGTCTGTATCAACCTTTACAACTTCAAGGTTTTGAACTGTAACAACTTCTCCACCCATGCGGCCTGGCAATGCTTTGCCCTTGAATACACGGTTAGGAGCTACAGGACCCATAGAACCTGGTCGGCGGTGGTAACGGGAACCGTGAGCCATAGGGCCGCGGGATTGTCCGTGGCGTTTAATTGCACCCTGGAATCCTTTACCTTTGGACACACCGGTTACATCTACGATGTCGCCTTCTGCAAAAATATTAACTTTGACTTCCTGACCAACTTCAAATGCTGCCAAGTCTACTCCGCGGAATTCGCGAACGAAGCGCTTAGGAGCAGTGCTTGCCTTTGCGACATGTCCCTTTTCAGGTTTGTTGGAAAGTTTTTCGCGTTTGTCTTCGAAGCCGATTTGAACCGCTTCGTAGCCATCGTTTGCAACTGTCTTCTTTTGAAGAACAACGTTTCCAGCTGCCTGGATTACAGTTACAGGGATCAGGTTGCCGTTTTCAGCAAATACTTGAGTCATACCAATCTTTCTTCCTAAGATTCCTTTGGTCATTAGTCACACCTCCTGAAAAATAATTAAAGTATATTGTTTGAATTAAAGTTTAATTTCGATGTCAACACCGGATGGCAGGTCTAGACGCATAAGTGAATCAACTGTTTGTGGAGTTGGGTTCACAATGTCGATTAGACGCTTGTGTGTACGCATCTCGAATTGTTCACGAGAATCCTTGTACTTATGCACCGCACGAAGAATCGTGTAGATAGACTTCTCTGTTGGAAGCGGAATCGGACCGGACACTGAAGCACCAGAACGCTTTGCTGTCTCAACAATTTTTTCAGCAGATTGATCAAGAATCCTGTGATCATACGCCTTTAAACGGATACGGATTTTTTGTTTTGCCATTATTTTTCCCTCCTTTTCGCCTATTTTCAAAATAGACATTCTCAGTGAAAATCCCCTGATTACACTCGCCATGGCAAAGCGGCCGGGTGTATCAGCAACCTCTCACATCATCGCAGTCAAAGACCAACATTGTCTATTATACATAATTCAGCTGTTAAAATCAATATGATTTAGAAGCTTTTTATGTTTAGCACACTTTTACTATTATAGCGGCACAGCAAAAGGAATGCAATATTTTATTCCATTTCAATATGACTTTATTGCATCCTCTATTTTCCATCTAAACTAGCGAGTTCATAATCAATAAGTATAGAAGAAACACGTCATCCTATGTGCATTTTCTTATTCAATTCAAAGTTAGGGGGCTATTGTTCTAACAGGTCAAACTTAGGTTCATAAAAAAACAGGCGGATCGTCACCCGCCTGTTTTTAAAGATATTAATTATTCTTGGATAGAAGCAACAACGCCAGCGCCTACTGTACGGCCGCCTTCACGAATTGAGAACTTAGTTCCTTCTTCAATCGCAACTGGAGCGATTAGCTCAACTGACATTTCAATGTTGTCGCCAGGCATAACCATTTCTACGCCTTCTGGAAGATTACAGATGCCTGTAATGTCGGAAGTACGGAAATAGAATTGTGGACGGTAGTTTGTGAAGAATGGAGTATGACGTCCACCTTCTTCTTTAGACAAAACGTAAACTTCCGCTTTGAACTTAGTGTGTGGAGTAATGGATTTTGGCTTAGCCAAAACTTGTCCACGCTCGATTTCTTCACGTGCTACACCACGAAGAAGGGCACCGATGTTGTCACCAGCTTCTGCATAGTCAAGCAGCTTACGGAACATTTCTACACCTGTTACAGTAGTAGATTTTGGCTCTTCAGTGAAACCAACGATTTCAACAACGTCACCAACTTTTACTTGTCCACGCTCAACACGTCCTGTAGCAACAGTACCACGGCCAGTGATTGAGAATACGTCCTCAACAGGCATCATGAATGGCTTTTCAGTATCACGAGTTGGAGTTGGGATGTAAGTGTCAACAGCTTCCATTAGTTCGTTGATCTTTTCTTCCCATTCTGCTTCACCTTCAAGTGCTTTAAGAGCAGAACCTTTGATAACAGGAGTGTCATCACCAGGGAATTCATATTCAGTAAGAAGGTCACGGATTTCCATTTCAACAAGCTCAAGAAGCTCTTCGTCATCAACCATGTCACACTTGTTCATGAATACAACAAGGTAAGGTACGCCTACCTGACGGGAAAGAAGGATGTGCTCACGAGTTTGCGGCATTGGGCCGTCAGTAGCGGATACTACAAGGATACCGCCGTCCATCTGCGCAGCGCCAGTGATCATGTTCTTAACATAGTCAGCGTGTCCTGGGCAGTCAACGTGTGCATAGTGACGATTAGCAGTTTCATACTCAACGTGTGAAGTAGAGATTGTGATTCCACGCTCTTTTTCTTCTGGAGCACCGTCGATTTGATCATAACCGCGAGCTTCTGCACCACCAACTTTTGCTAGTACAGAAGTGATTGCTGCAGTCAAAGTAGTTTTACCATGGTCAACGTGACCAATTGTTCCGATATTTACGTGCGGCTTAGAGCGGTCGAATTTAGCTTTACCCATTAGGAATTTCCTCCTTTAATTTTAAAAAGTTAAGTATTATTAGGGGCTGAGAAAGAAGTAACTCTCTCAGCCTATGCTTACATAGTAGTTATACTTGATTGCAAGGCGAAAATCAATTATTCACCTTTATTTTTTTTGATGATTTCTTCAGAAACGGACTTAGGAACTTCTTCGTAATGGTCGAAGTGCATTGAGAATACACCGCGTCCTTGTGTTGAAGAACGAAGAGAAGTTGCATAACCGAACATTTCAGAAAGTGGAACCATCGCCCTGACTACCTGTGCGTTACCGCGGGCTTCCATTCCTTCAACACGTCCGCGACGCGCAGTAAGCATACCCATGATATCACCCATGTATTCTTCAGGGATTACAACTTCTACCTTCATGATTGGCTCGAGTATGACTGGAGCACACTTCGATGCCGCATTTTTAAGAGCCATGGAAGCAGCGATCTTAAACGCCATTTCCGAGGAGTCGACATCATGATAAGAACCATCGAAAAGACGGGCTTTAATGTCTACAAGCGGATAGCCTGCCAAAACGCCTCGATCAAGAGCATCTTCAAGTCCTGCTTGTACAGCTGGGATGTATTCACGTGGAACAACACCACCAACAATACCATTAACAAACTCAAAGCCTTTACCTTCTTCATTTGGAGAGAATTCAATCCAAACATGTCCATATTGTCCGCGTCCACCAGACTGACGGGCAAATTTGCCTTCAACTTGTGCAGATTGGCGGAATGTTTCACGGTAGGCAACTTGTGGCGCACCAACATTTGCTTCTACCTTGAACTCACGGCGCATACGGTCAACGAGGATATCCAGGTGAAGTTCACCCATACCCGCAATGATTGTCTGTCCAGTTTCCTGGTCAGTGTATGCACGGAATGTTGGGTCTTCTTCCTGAAGCTTTTGAAGGGCTTGACCCATTTTATCTTGGTCAGCCTTCGATTTAGGCTCAACAGAAAGCTGGATTACTGGCTCAGGGAACTGCATAGATTCGAGAATAACTTGATTCTTGTCATCACACAAAGTGTCACCTGTTGTAGTATCTTTCAGACCTACTGCAGCAGCGATATCTCCTGCATAAACCTTGGAGATTTCCTGACGGCTGTTTGCATGCATTTGCAGAATACGACCGATACGCTCACGCTTGCCCTTAGTAGAATTTTGTACATAAGATCCGGAATCAAGTGTACCCGAGTAAACACGGAAGAATGTAAGTTTACCAACATAAGGGTCAGTCATAACTTTGAATGCTAGAGCAGAGAATGGCTCTTCATCGCTTGAATGGCGCTCAACTTCTTCTTCTGTATCCGGCAAAATACCTTTGATTGCAGGTACGTCAAGCGGAGATGGAAGATAGTCGATTACTGCATCAAGCATCAATTGTACACCCTTGTTTTTAAATGCGGAACCGCAAATAACAGGGTAGAATTCAACATTTGTAGTACCTTTACGGATTGCTGCCTTGATTTCTTCAATAGTCAGCTCTTCTCCACCAAGGTATTTTTCCATCAACTCTTCATCAAGTTCAGCGACCGCTTCAAGAAGCTTTTCGCGGTATTCTTCAGCTAGCTCCTGGTATTCTGCAGGAATTTCACCATCAGTGATTTCCGTACCAAGATCATTACCATAGAATCTTGCCTTCATTTCAACAAGATCGATAATGCCGTTAAATTGATCTTCAGCACCAATTGGAAGTTGGATTGGATGTGCGTTTGCCTGAAGGCGGTCATGCAGTGTGCCTACTGAATAAAGGAAATCCGCACCAATCTTATCCATTTTGTTAACGAATACTACACGAGGTACCCCGTATGTAGTCGCCTGGCGCCAAACTGTTTCAGTTTGAGGCTCAACGCCGGATTGGGCGTCAAGTACAGCGACCGCACCATCAAGTACCCTCAGTGAACGTTCAACCTCAACTGTGAAGTCTACGTGTCCTGGTGTATCGATGATGTTTACGCGGTGGCCTTTCCATTGTGCAGTTGTTGCAGCGGAAGTAATTGTGATTCCGCGTTCTTGCTCTTGTTCCATCCAGTCCATCTGGGATGCGCCTTCGTGAGTTTCACCAATTTTATGGATACGCCCAGTATAATAAAGCACGCGTTCAGTGGTGGTTGTTTTACCCGCATCAATATGGGCCATAATCCCGATATTGCGAGTATTTTCCAAGGAGAACTCTCTTGCCATTTGGTCTTTCTCCTTCCTTGTGTGAATGTTTTTAAGGATCCGCCGGCATCTATGTACGACGGTGCCCGGAAAGCCGGGTAACATAACCCGGCTCAGGCAAACTATAGCTTGTCTAACTTACGCCGCTAACGGTTGGCTTTCGCTTCCAACACTTGTCGGGAATGAACAGGCACAATCGCCTTTCATTCTACCAGCGGTAATGAGCGAATGCTTTGTTGGCTTCTGCCATTTTGTGTGTATCTTCGCGCTTCTTGACAGAAGCACCAGTGTTGTTTGCTGCATCCATAATTTCAGCAGCAAGACGCTGTTCCATTGTCTTCTCACCGCGAAGGCGTGAGTAGTTTACTAACCAACGAAGACCAAGAGTTGTGCGGCGATCAGGGCGCACCTCTACTGGTACTTGGTAGTTTGCACCACCAACACGGCGTGCTTTAACTTCAAGAACAGGCATGATGTTCTTAAGCGCGGCATCAAACACTTCCATTGGCTCTTTACCAGTACGCTCACGAATAATATCGAAAGAGTTGTAAAGAATTGCTTGGGATGTACCTCTTTTACCGTCGATCATCATTTTGTTGATCAAACGAGTTACTAGCTTTGAATTGTATAACGGATCTGGCAATACGTCTCTCTTTGCAACAGGACCTTTACGAGGCATGTTTTTTCCTCCTTTCAGAAAAGCTTCTATTTAGTGTTTTCATTTATTTCTTTGCAGCTTTAGGACGCTTTGTTCCATATTTGGAACGGCCTTGCATACGGTTGTTTACACCTGCAGTATCAAGAGCGCCACGTACGATGTGGTAACGAACACCCGGTAAGTCTTTTACACGGCCGCCACGGATAAGAACAACACTGTGTTCTTGCAGGTTATGGCCAATACCAGGGATGTAAGCTGTTACCTCGATACCGTTAGTCAAGCGAACACGAGCATATTTACGAAGCGCTGAGTTCGGTTTCTTTGGAGTCATTGTACCAACACGGGTGCAAACACCACGCTTTTGTGGAGAAGATACGTTAGTTTGAGCTTTTTTGAAGCTGTTATAGCCTTTGTTCAATGCAGGGGATTTTGAAGTCTCCTCTACAGATTGACGAGGCTTGCGTACTAATTGGTTAATTGTAGGCATTGTATTTTTCCTCCCTTCACATCTTTTGTAGTCCCACACATCCAGGTGGTTCTTTTTTTAGCAAAAACAAAGTTCTTGCAGCAGCATCTGCAAAAACAGTTTTTATCGGATAATAGCTACAGCCGCAGTTCCTACTTTAATACCGCTTGCCTTTCCGAGTTTTTTCATGGAATCGACATACAGTATAGGAACTCCAAGCTTTTGAGCGATTCCCACTGCGGTTGCTGTCAGTTTCTGGTCAGCATCAGTAGCAATCACCAGCTCTTTTACACTCCCGTCTTCGAGAGCTTTGGCTGTTTGCTTGATTCCTATTATGAGTTTCCTCGCT is drawn from Bacillus sp. FJAT-18017 and contains these coding sequences:
- the rplD gene encoding 50S ribosomal protein L4; this translates as MPKVALFNQNGSQVGEIELNDTVFGIEPNQHVLFEAVLMQRASLRQGTHKTKIRSEVAGGGRKPWRQKGTGRARQGSIRSPQWRGGGTVFGPVPRSYSYKLPKKVRRLAIKSALSSKVLEENVLVLESLAFDAPKTKDFKSVLKGLSVEKKALIVTADLDENVALSARNLPGITVVTANGINVVDVLNHDKLIITKAAVEKVEEVLA
- the rplC gene encoding 50S ribosomal protein L3; the encoded protein is MTKGILGRKIGMTQVFAENGNLIPVTVIQAAGNVVLQKKTVANDGYEAVQIGFEDKREKLSNKPEKGHVAKASTAPKRFVREFRGVDLAAFEVGQEVKVNIFAEGDIVDVTGVSKGKGFQGAIKRHGQSRGPMAHGSRYHRRPGSMGPVAPNRVFKGKALPGRMGGEVVTVQNLEVVKVDTDRNLLLVKGNVPGPRKSLVKIKTAVKA
- a CDS encoding 50S ribosomal protein L7ae-like protein codes for the protein MSYEKVLQARKLIIGIKQTAKALEDGSVKELVIATDADQKLTATAVGIAQKLGVPILYVDSMKKLGKASGIKVGTAAVAIIR
- the rplV gene encoding 50S ribosomal protein L22, whose translation is MQAKAVARTVRIAPRKARLVVDLIRGKQVGEAVAILTLTPKAASPIVEKVLKSAMANAEHNYEMDVNNLVVEQAFVDEGPTLKRFRPRAQGRASAINKRTSHITIVLSEKKEG
- the rpsS gene encoding 30S ribosomal protein S19, encoding MGRSLKKGPFVDEHLMKKVESLGADSKQVVKTWSRRSTIFPQFIGHTIAVYDGRKHVPVYVTEDMVGHKLGEFAPTRAYKGHGNDDKKTRR
- the rpsJ gene encoding 30S ribosomal protein S10, whose product is MAKQKIRIRLKAYDHRILDQSAEKIVETAKRSGASVSGPIPLPTEKSIYTILRAVHKYKDSREQFEMRTHKRLIDIVNPTPQTVDSLMRLDLPSGVDIEIKL
- the rpsL gene encoding 30S ribosomal protein S12, with translation MPTINQLVRKPRQSVEETSKSPALNKGYNSFKKAQTNVSSPQKRGVCTRVGTMTPKKPNSALRKYARVRLTNGIEVTAYIPGIGHNLQEHSVVLIRGGRVKDLPGVRYHIVRGALDTAGVNNRMQGRSKYGTKRPKAAKK
- the tuf gene encoding elongation factor Tu, with translation MGKAKFDRSKPHVNIGTIGHVDHGKTTLTAAITSVLAKVGGAEARGYDQIDGAPEEKERGITISTSHVEYETANRHYAHVDCPGHADYVKNMITGAAQMDGGILVVSATDGPMPQTREHILLSRQVGVPYLVVFMNKCDMVDDEELLELVEMEIRDLLTEYEFPGDDTPVIKGSALKALEGEAEWEEKINELMEAVDTYIPTPTRDTEKPFMMPVEDVFSITGRGTVATGRVERGQVKVGDVVEIVGFTEEPKSTTVTGVEMFRKLLDYAEAGDNIGALLRGVAREEIERGQVLAKPKSITPHTKFKAEVYVLSKEEGGRHTPFFTNYRPQFYFRTSDITGICNLPEGVEMVMPGDNIEMSVELIAPVAIEEGTKFSIREGGRTVGAGVVASIQE
- the fusA gene encoding elongation factor G, encoding MAREFSLENTRNIGIMAHIDAGKTTTTERVLYYTGRIHKIGETHEGASQMDWMEQEQERGITITSAATTAQWKGHRVNIIDTPGHVDFTVEVERSLRVLDGAVAVLDAQSGVEPQTETVWRQATTYGVPRVVFVNKMDKIGADFLYSVGTLHDRLQANAHPIQLPIGAEDQFNGIIDLVEMKARFYGNDLGTEITDGEIPAEYQELAEEYREKLLEAVAELDEELMEKYLGGEELTIEEIKAAIRKGTTNVEFYPVICGSAFKNKGVQLMLDAVIDYLPSPLDVPAIKGILPDTEEEVERHSSDEEPFSALAFKVMTDPYVGKLTFFRVYSGTLDSGSYVQNSTKGKRERIGRILQMHANSRQEISKVYAGDIAAAVGLKDTTTGDTLCDDKNQVILESMQFPEPVIQLSVEPKSKADQDKMGQALQKLQEEDPTFRAYTDQETGQTIIAGMGELHLDILVDRMRREFKVEANVGAPQVAYRETFRQSAQVEGKFARQSGGRGQYGHVWIEFSPNEEGKGFEFVNGIVGGVVPREYIPAVQAGLEDALDRGVLAGYPLVDIKARLFDGSYHDVDSSEMAFKIAASMALKNAASKCAPVILEPIMKVEVVIPEEYMGDIMGMLTARRGRVEGMEARGNAQVVRAMVPLSEMFGYATSLRSSTQGRGVFSMHFDHYEEVPKSVSEEIIKKNKGE
- the rplW gene encoding 50S ribosomal protein L23; the encoded protein is MMDVRDVIKRPVITERSTDLMAEKKYTFEVDVKANKTQVKDAIETIFGVDVEKVNIMNYKGKFKRMGKFGGYTNKRRKAIVKLTADSKEIEIFES
- the rpsG gene encoding 30S ribosomal protein S7: MPRKGPVAKRDVLPDPLYNSKLVTRLINKMMIDGKRGTSQAILYNSFDIIRERTGKEPMEVFDAALKNIMPVLEVKARRVGGANYQVPVEVRPDRRTTLGLRWLVNYSRLRGEKTMEQRLAAEIMDAANNTGASVKKREDTHKMAEANKAFAHYRW
- the rplB gene encoding 50S ribosomal protein L2, translated to MAIKKYKPTSNGRRGMTTSDFAEITTSTPEKSLLAPVTRKGGRNNQGKLTVRHQGGGHKRQYRLIDFKRDKDGIPGRVATIEYDPNRSANIALINYVDGEKRYILAPKNLQVGLQVMSGPEADIKVGNALPLANIPVGTVVHNIELKPGKGGQLVRSAGTSAQVLGKEGKYVLVRLNSGEVRMILATCRATVGQVGNEQHELINIGKAGRSRWLGKRPTVRGSVMNPNDHPHGGGEGRSPIGRKSPMSPWGKPTLGRKTRKKKNKSDKFIVRRRKK
- the rpsC gene encoding 30S ribosomal protein S3, with protein sequence MGQKVNPVGMRIGIIRDWESKWYAGKDFAELLHEDIKVREYIQKRLKDASVSKVEIERAANRVNVTVHTAKPGMVIGKGGTEVEALRKALNQLTGKRVHINILEIKRADIDAKLVAENIARQLENRVSFRRAQKQVIQRAMRAGAKGIKTMVSGRLGGADIARSEHYSEGTVPLHTLRADIDYAAAEADTTYGKLGVKVWIYKGEVLPTKKKSEEGGK